A single window of Peptococcaceae bacterium DNA harbors:
- a CDS encoding FAD-dependent oxidoreductase: MRLTKRQKALAVTAVLALAAVAGAGYLWIQGKGRPAPAPVIDGQPGYDVIVVGGEPEGVAAALSAARNGLRTLLLEDDGALGGLMTLGGLNFLDMNYGPQGELLTRGIFEELYKELGNAFDLEEAKVWFLRKVQRERNITLKLNTRVTWPVVRDGAIMGVRVLESGNPAEYLALRVIDATADADVAAMAGVPYTIGGEDYGEKGLLMGVTLVFEVSGVDWDRVVKYLKHEDNDPHSGAGKTNAWGFGKEAMEYKPRDQMMRLRGPNLARQKNGNVLVNALLIFGVDGLDPASRAQGIERGKKEIPYIIDYMRARFPGFEKAVFAGTAEQLYVRETRHIVGEYRLTITDVLENRDHWDRIGHGSYPVDVQPTGPASFGNVIGVPDIYSIPFRCLVPLKIDNLLVVGRSASYDSLAHGSARVIPVGMVAGEAAGVASAYSVREGITFREMTRSRQAVEWVQKQLKRQGAHLVEYTPPRPAVMDHWAYPGVRVMRELGLIEGGYTNDYRLEREAGKWSIQNKLNKVIRVAHKRNPQVELRQVTAPEKVTEKDMLILAAEGLTGEKLSFEQAAALLREKGILTGEIEKHIEDFDRVPRFAEMLALFAREYEFLLKQ; the protein is encoded by the coding sequence TTGAGGTTGACGAAACGGCAAAAAGCTTTGGCGGTGACTGCTGTACTGGCGCTGGCCGCGGTTGCGGGCGCCGGTTATTTATGGATACAAGGAAAGGGCCGGCCTGCCCCCGCCCCGGTCATCGACGGCCAGCCGGGTTACGATGTAATCGTGGTGGGCGGGGAGCCGGAGGGCGTCGCCGCCGCCCTTTCCGCCGCTAGGAACGGCCTGCGGACGCTGCTTTTGGAGGACGACGGGGCCCTTGGCGGCTTGATGACCCTGGGAGGGTTGAACTTCCTCGACATGAACTACGGCCCGCAAGGCGAGCTGTTGACCCGCGGCATTTTCGAAGAACTATACAAAGAACTCGGCAACGCCTTTGACCTCGAAGAGGCCAAGGTCTGGTTCCTGCGCAAGGTGCAACGCGAGCGGAACATAACCCTCAAGCTCAACACGCGGGTTACGTGGCCGGTGGTCAGGGACGGCGCGATAATGGGGGTCCGCGTGCTGGAGAGCGGCAACCCTGCCGAATACCTGGCCCTGCGGGTGATCGACGCCACGGCCGATGCGGACGTGGCCGCGATGGCCGGCGTTCCCTACACGATCGGCGGCGAAGACTACGGCGAAAAAGGGCTGCTGATGGGCGTCACCCTGGTATTCGAAGTATCGGGGGTTGATTGGGACCGGGTGGTTAAGTACCTGAAACACGAAGACAACGACCCGCATTCCGGGGCTGGCAAGACAAACGCCTGGGGCTTCGGGAAGGAAGCCATGGAGTACAAGCCCCGGGACCAGATGATGCGCCTGCGGGGTCCCAACTTGGCCCGGCAGAAGAACGGCAACGTCCTGGTCAACGCCCTCCTCATTTTCGGGGTGGACGGGCTGGACCCGGCCTCCAGGGCGCAGGGCATCGAGCGCGGGAAAAAGGAGATACCATATATCATCGACTACATGCGGGCCAGGTTTCCCGGTTTTGAAAAGGCCGTGTTCGCAGGAACGGCGGAGCAGCTTTACGTGAGAGAGACCAGGCACATCGTGGGCGAGTACCGCCTCACCATCACCGATGTCCTGGAGAACAGGGACCACTGGGACAGGATCGGCCACGGGAGCTACCCGGTGGATGTCCAGCCCACCGGCCCCGCCAGTTTCGGCAACGTGATCGGGGTACCCGACATATACAGCATTCCCTTCCGCTGCCTGGTGCCTTTAAAAATAGACAACCTGCTGGTGGTCGGCCGGAGTGCCTCGTATGACTCCCTGGCGCACGGCAGCGCCCGCGTCATCCCGGTGGGCATGGTGGCGGGCGAAGCGGCCGGGGTGGCCAGCGCTTATTCCGTCCGGGAAGGGATCACCTTCCGCGAGATGACCAGGTCCCGCCAGGCGGTGGAATGGGTGCAGAAACAGCTGAAAAGGCAGGGCGCCCACCTGGTGGAGTACACGCCGCCGAGACCCGCCGTGATGGACCACTGGGCATATCCCGGCGTGAGGGTCATGCGGGAGCTGGGACTCATCGAGGGCGGGTACACCAATGACTACCGCCTGGAGCGCGAGGCCGGCAAGTGGAGCATCCAGAACAAATTGAACAAGGTGATACGGGTTGCCCACAAGCGAAACCCGCAGGTGGAGCTGCGCCAGGTGACGGCGCCGGAAAAGGTTACGGAAAAAGACATGCTCATCCTGGCAGCGGAGGGGCTGACCGGGGAAAAACTGTCCTTTGAACAGGCGGCGGCGCTGTTGAGGGAGAAAGGCATCCTCACCGGGGAGATTGAAAAACACATTGAAGACTTCGACCGGGTTCCCCGGTTCGCCGAGATGCTGGCGCTGTTCGCCAGGGAGTATGAGTTTTTGCTTAAACAGTAA
- a CDS encoding DUF86 domain-containing protein, with translation MDERLAEHLRLLGKYLDYLDGFALKPMDEFLKDITLRGAAERYLQLAIESCLNIGNRVLSLTYNDADLGAPENYADIFIKLGKLGIFTQEFVLNLVNMARFRNKLVHAYWEIEPERIYDILQNNVKDIHEFKQRIIGFLNANEIEKG, from the coding sequence GTGGATGAAAGGCTGGCGGAACACCTGAGGTTGCTTGGCAAGTACCTGGATTACCTAGATGGATTTGCTCTTAAACCGATGGATGAGTTCCTTAAAGATATTACCTTGCGCGGTGCGGCTGAACGTTATTTGCAGCTGGCCATCGAAAGCTGCTTAAATATTGGCAACAGGGTGCTTTCTTTGACTTATAATGACGCGGACTTGGGTGCACCTGAAAATTACGCAGACATTTTTATAAAACTGGGCAAACTGGGAATTTTTACGCAGGAATTCGTTTTGAATCTTGTCAACATGGCCAGGTTCCGCAACAAGCTCGTACATGCCTACTGGGAGATCGAACCGGAAAGGATTTACGATATTTTGCAGAATAATGTAAAGGACATCCATGAATTTAAACAAAGGATCATCGGCTTTTTAAATGCAAATGAAATTGAAAAAGGCTGA
- the csaB gene encoding polysaccharide pyruvyl transferase CsaB, with the protein MSKVVLSGYYGFGNTGDELVLHSIVRVLRELEPGVEIVVLSHRPETTARQHGLEAVSRWSVPGIIRALSSGEMLVSGGGSLLQDVTSAASPLYYLSVILLAKLLGKKTFIYAQGIGPLRRPANRRLAAWLLGRVDVLAVRDEASARELEEMGVGREIIVTADPVLGIKPGDVELETGREILKRKGIDPEDDHERLLGVFIRPWEDNRHLGELARACDMLAGEGWRIVFVPMHFPHDIIAARQALELMSSGAGAVCLEETHSPPEVLSVTKNLDLVMGMRLHALINGAVLGLPIVGLSYDPKVDRFLEQVGRQPLVSVRKLRAETLVEAVDRAYRGRGDLAGEREKRLEELCRKAWETARLAVELLRS; encoded by the coding sequence GTGAGTAAAGTCGTCCTCTCCGGGTATTACGGCTTCGGCAACACCGGCGATGAGCTTGTTCTTCATTCCATCGTCCGGGTCTTGCGGGAGCTTGAACCCGGGGTCGAGATCGTCGTCTTGTCCCACCGGCCGGAAACGACGGCGAGGCAGCACGGCCTTGAGGCTGTCAGCCGCTGGAGTGTGCCGGGCATAATCAGGGCGCTTTCGTCCGGCGAAATGCTCGTCAGCGGAGGGGGGTCCCTTCTGCAGGACGTTACCAGCGCCGCCAGCCCGCTTTACTACCTGTCCGTCATTTTACTGGCCAAGCTGCTGGGTAAAAAGACCTTCATTTATGCCCAGGGGATTGGCCCGCTGCGCAGGCCGGCGAACAGGAGGCTGGCCGCCTGGCTCCTGGGCCGGGTCGACGTGCTGGCGGTGAGGGACGAGGCGTCCGCAAGAGAACTCGAAGAAATGGGCGTCGGCAGGGAAATAATTGTCACCGCCGACCCTGTGCTGGGCATAAAGCCGGGCGATGTGGAGCTTGAAACCGGCCGGGAGATACTGAAGCGAAAGGGCATTGACCCTGAAGATGATCATGAAAGGCTTCTGGGGGTGTTCATCCGGCCCTGGGAGGACAACCGGCACCTCGGCGAGCTGGCCAGGGCGTGCGACATGCTGGCCGGCGAAGGCTGGCGAATTGTTTTCGTCCCCATGCATTTTCCCCACGACATCATCGCTGCCCGCCAGGCTCTTGAGCTGATGAGCAGCGGGGCGGGGGCCGTGTGCCTGGAAGAAACGCATTCACCGCCGGAGGTCCTGTCGGTGACGAAAAACCTTGACTTGGTCATGGGGATGAGGCTGCACGCCCTGATTAACGGGGCTGTGCTGGGGTTGCCCATTGTGGGGCTGTCCTACGACCCGAAGGTCGACCGGTTTCTGGAACAGGTGGGGCGGCAGCCGCTGGTCAGCGTCCGCAAGCTCCGCGCGGAAACACTGGTCGAGGCGGTCGACCGGGCATACCGCGGCCGCGGCGACCTGGCCGGCGAAAGGGAGAAAAGGCTGGAAGAATTGTGCCGGAAGGCCTGGGAAACAGCCCGCCTTGCCGTGGAACTGCTGCGCAGCTAG
- the fabZ gene encoding 3-hydroxyacyl-ACP dehydratase FabZ, with product MLNTEQIREILPHRYPFLLVDRIIELEEPGRIVGLKNVTANESFFQGHFPEKPVMPGVLIVEALAQTGAVLVLKKPENRGKIAYFAGIDNCRFKRQVVPGDQLRLEVEVVRLKGRVGKCKARALVEGELACEGELMFFLEK from the coding sequence ATGCTCAACACTGAACAGATCCGGGAGATCTTGCCCCACCGCTATCCGTTTTTGCTGGTGGACAGGATTATCGAGCTGGAGGAACCCGGCAGGATAGTCGGCCTCAAAAATGTGACCGCCAACGAGTCCTTTTTCCAGGGGCACTTCCCGGAAAAGCCCGTGATGCCCGGGGTTTTAATCGTCGAAGCCCTGGCCCAGACAGGGGCCGTACTGGTCCTGAAAAAACCGGAAAACCGGGGAAAGATCGCCTATTTTGCCGGGATCGACAACTGCCGGTTCAAAAGGCAGGTCGTGCCGGGAGACCAGCTGCGGCTGGAAGTGGAAGTGGTCAGGTTGAAAGGGCGGGTCGGCAAATGCAAGGCCAGGGCCCTGGTGGAAGGAGAACTGGCCTGCGAGGGGGAACTCATGTTTTTCCTGGAAAAGTAA
- a CDS encoding nucleotidyltransferase domain-containing protein, which translates to MIVEKKIDFSGFEEKLNTFKNKLQEFAPPLVAAYLFGSCATGDIKPLSDIDIALLFDKNGHAQRMEAQILIEAMNTMGTEEIDLLVLNGAPLRIKYGVLRNRRLIFCSDKYKRADFETAVIMEYLDFARLRREFDREKIKKMGIRRGNCG; encoded by the coding sequence ATGATTGTAGAAAAAAAGATCGATTTCAGCGGGTTTGAGGAAAAATTAAACACATTTAAAAACAAGCTGCAAGAATTTGCTCCTCCCCTTGTGGCCGCTTACCTGTTTGGTTCATGCGCAACGGGCGATATCAAGCCATTGAGCGACATCGACATTGCGCTGCTGTTTGATAAAAACGGGCATGCTCAGCGGATGGAGGCCCAGATACTTATTGAGGCCATGAACACAATGGGTACTGAAGAAATAGACCTTTTGGTATTAAATGGCGCTCCGCTGCGCATAAAATACGGTGTGCTGAGAAACAGAAGACTTATCTTCTGCTCCGACAAATATAAACGAGCCGACTTCGAAACGGCGGTTATCATGGAATACCTCGATTTTGCCCGCCTTCGCCGGGAGTTTGACAGAGAAAAAATCAAAAAGATGGGAATCAGGAGGGGTAATTGTGGATGA
- a CDS encoding DUF5693 family protein, which yields MNKYIRNAAVVMITAALLASLYLDYYRFKAEENYKAVEVLVDYHELSALAKAAGLPLGELAARFKEAGATGVVVREATLLELEESGDLVLAKGGEVDVFRQLGKDFLEELPVEKNKTYVFTGNRPVYDAVLENLKAAGKEVKTAQCGGLLAVSAVLNQKEIEKMGVGFPQKDVGAISGSGLAVVPRLREYARSSGEALELTVGALKKIPGLAMVTFNDQVIPWSNNIPLLAERLEELGTPVGTFEFYSQAGLNQLVRTMGKNVVRIHTISETDMARYNERQAVERFRLAVAERNIRALYVRLFGLDQPLPAVDRNLNYLALIKKAVEAEGCRVGQVVNLPGIPYSRAVVFLVGFGVIGGGVLAAGLLVPGVWAALLGLLGLAGWAAFLALDPLLARKSFALLAAVIYPLLGVVLVTRKEGRGLPGAVFALLKMSAVSFTGAVLLTGLLADKSFMLALDLFSGVKLAHILPLVLVPAYFLITEKRPAKRIAEIMNYPVLNKHVLAGLVLAAALVVYIIRTGNEAPQLVSGWELKMRDLLDAFLGVRPRTKEFLLGHPAMLALLYYGCDLRKIVLLIFGLIGQVSLVNTYAHIHTPLAVSLVRTLHGLWLGIAIGAAVIACLEYARRRLAKGAARGE from the coding sequence GTGAACAAATACATTCGAAATGCCGCTGTTGTAATGATAACCGCTGCTTTGCTTGCTTCTTTGTACCTGGACTATTACCGTTTTAAGGCGGAAGAGAACTATAAGGCGGTGGAGGTCCTGGTCGATTACCATGAGCTTTCGGCGCTGGCAAAAGCCGCGGGTCTCCCGCTGGGAGAACTGGCGGCGCGCTTCAAGGAGGCGGGGGCCACCGGCGTTGTCGTCAGGGAAGCGACCCTGCTGGAACTGGAGGAAAGCGGCGACCTTGTCCTGGCGAAGGGCGGCGAGGTTGACGTTTTCCGGCAGCTGGGCAAGGACTTCCTGGAAGAATTGCCGGTGGAAAAAAACAAGACGTATGTCTTTACCGGCAACCGCCCGGTTTACGATGCCGTCCTGGAAAACCTGAAAGCGGCGGGCAAGGAGGTTAAGACGGCCCAGTGCGGCGGGCTTCTGGCCGTTTCCGCCGTGCTTAACCAGAAGGAAATCGAAAAAATGGGGGTCGGCTTTCCCCAAAAGGACGTCGGGGCAATCAGCGGCAGCGGGCTTGCGGTTGTGCCCCGGTTGAGGGAGTATGCCAGGTCATCTGGGGAAGCCCTCGAACTGACGGTGGGCGCCTTGAAAAAAATACCGGGTCTGGCCATGGTCACCTTCAACGACCAGGTCATCCCGTGGTCGAACAACATCCCCCTGCTGGCGGAAAGGCTGGAGGAACTGGGCACACCGGTGGGCACATTCGAGTTCTATTCCCAGGCCGGCCTCAACCAGCTGGTCCGGACAATGGGCAAGAACGTTGTCCGCATTCACACCATCAGTGAAACCGACATGGCGCGCTACAATGAGCGCCAGGCCGTGGAAAGATTCAGGCTTGCCGTTGCCGAAAGGAACATCCGCGCCCTTTACGTGCGCTTGTTCGGGCTGGACCAGCCTTTGCCGGCTGTTGATAGGAACTTGAACTACCTTGCCCTGATCAAAAAAGCGGTCGAGGCTGAAGGCTGCCGGGTGGGCCAGGTTGTTAACCTGCCGGGCATTCCTTACTCGCGGGCGGTGGTCTTTTTGGTCGGTTTTGGCGTTATCGGCGGCGGCGTACTGGCCGCCGGGCTTCTTGTTCCCGGAGTGTGGGCTGCTTTGCTTGGCCTGCTGGGTCTGGCCGGATGGGCCGCCTTCCTGGCTCTTGACCCTCTCCTGGCCCGCAAGTCCTTTGCCCTGCTGGCCGCGGTAATCTATCCCCTCCTGGGGGTTGTCCTGGTCACGCGAAAGGAAGGACGCGGCCTCCCCGGGGCCGTTTTTGCCCTGCTCAAAATGTCGGCGGTCAGCTTTACCGGGGCCGTGTTGTTGACAGGGCTCCTGGCGGACAAATCATTTATGCTGGCCCTTGACCTTTTCAGCGGGGTCAAGCTGGCCCATATCCTGCCCTTGGTCCTCGTGCCCGCATATTTTCTCATTACAGAGAAACGGCCGGCAAAGAGGATAGCGGAGATCATGAATTATCCCGTCCTGAACAAGCACGTGCTGGCCGGGCTTGTCCTGGCCGCGGCGCTTGTCGTATACATCATCAGGACGGGGAACGAGGCTCCCCAGCTGGTCAGCGGCTGGGAGCTCAAAATGCGGGACCTGCTTGATGCTTTTCTGGGAGTGCGGCCGCGCACCAAGGAATTCCTGCTGGGCCATCCCGCCATGCTGGCGCTGCTTTATTACGGCTGCGACCTGAGAAAGATCGTGCTGCTTATCTTTGGCCTGATCGGGCAGGTTTCCCTGGTCAACACTTACGCCCATATCCACACGCCGCTGGCGGTTTCCCTGGTCCGGACACTTCACGGGCTGTGGCTGGGCATCGCAATCGGGGCCGCCGTAATCGCCTGCCTGGAATATGCCCGGCGGCGGCTGGCGAAAGGGGCGGCGCGCGGTGAGTAA
- the murJ gene encoding murein biosynthesis integral membrane protein MurJ, which translates to MSTVAHATVVIMLMNLLSKVLGFVRETVIAREYGATSLTDAYNAAYTIPYFLQMVLGMALVTSIVPVLTRHFMKGEDAEAWRVSSITLNWTVLAMAVLSLGGMGGARAVVDLITPGFSEATAGLAASLTVIMFPSVVFMSVGMLFTGMLNARKRFAAAAFAPGFSNLVIIAAVLLVGRYGVQYLAWGTLAGMAGAMLIQVPVLRRAGFRYTWNWDTGNQEVRGICLNLLPIFLGTAVNQVYLAINRYFASGLSEGSISALNYAGKLMNLPLGIFVLAVSSAIFPTLSEQAVREDRESLGLTLNRGLKMVLLVTMPAAAGLMALDTPIVRLLFERGAFDSLATRMTAGALFYFSAGMFAMAVNMVLTRAYYALGDVRTPLYTGLLSILVNIIASILLIRPLGHSGLALANTVAAVFSAVSMYLLLKLHLSRLHAGDLLATGVKSLAASLLTGAAALGTYRYLAEAVFIRQEGKTLALAIMAGVAAYAASILALREKEALGLVRKFFSRAGF; encoded by the coding sequence GTGAGTACCGTAGCGCATGCGACCGTTGTCATCATGCTTATGAACCTGTTGAGCAAGGTCCTGGGATTTGTCCGGGAAACAGTGATCGCCAGGGAATACGGCGCCACCAGCCTGACGGACGCCTATAACGCCGCCTACACCATTCCCTATTTCCTGCAGATGGTCCTGGGCATGGCCCTGGTCACGTCGATCGTGCCTGTCCTTACCCGCCATTTCATGAAAGGCGAGGACGCGGAGGCCTGGCGGGTAAGCAGCATCACCCTGAACTGGACCGTGCTGGCGATGGCTGTGCTGTCCCTTGGCGGTATGGGCGGGGCCAGGGCCGTCGTCGACCTGATCACCCCGGGTTTCAGCGAGGCGACGGCGGGGCTTGCCGCTTCGCTTACGGTGATCATGTTCCCTTCAGTTGTTTTTATGAGCGTGGGGATGCTTTTCACGGGGATGCTCAACGCCAGGAAGCGCTTTGCCGCGGCTGCTTTTGCCCCCGGCTTTTCCAACCTGGTCATCATTGCTGCGGTTTTGCTGGTCGGGCGCTACGGGGTGCAGTACCTGGCCTGGGGGACCCTGGCCGGGATGGCGGGGGCCATGCTGATCCAGGTGCCTGTTTTGCGCCGGGCAGGTTTTCGCTACACCTGGAACTGGGATACCGGGAACCAGGAGGTCAGGGGGATCTGTTTGAACCTGCTTCCCATTTTTTTGGGCACGGCGGTCAACCAGGTCTATTTGGCCATCAACCGCTATTTCGCTTCGGGGCTGAGCGAAGGCAGCATTTCCGCCTTAAATTACGCGGGAAAACTGATGAACCTCCCGCTGGGCATATTTGTCCTGGCCGTTTCTTCCGCCATTTTCCCCACCCTGTCCGAGCAGGCCGTCAGGGAGGACAGGGAGTCTCTTGGCCTGACCCTGAACAGGGGCCTGAAAATGGTCCTGCTGGTGACCATGCCGGCGGCGGCCGGCCTGATGGCCCTTGATACCCCCATTGTCAGGCTGCTCTTTGAGCGGGGAGCCTTCGATTCCCTGGCCACGAGAATGACGGCCGGCGCGCTCTTTTACTTTTCCGCCGGCATGTTCGCCATGGCCGTAAACATGGTGCTGACCAGGGCGTACTATGCCCTGGGCGATGTCCGCACCCCTCTTTATACCGGCTTGCTTTCCATCCTGGTCAACATCATCGCCAGCATTTTGTTGATCCGTCCCCTGGGCCACAGCGGCCTGGCCCTGGCCAACACCGTTGCCGCCGTATTCAGCGCGGTTTCCATGTACCTGCTGCTGAAGCTGCACCTTTCCAGGCTGCATGCCGGGGACCTATTGGCAACGGGCGTGAAATCGCTGGCTGCTTCCCTGCTTACGGGAGCGGCGGCTTTGGGGACATATCGTTATCTTGCGGAAGCCGTATTTATCCGGCAGGAGGGGAAAACGCTCGCCCTGGCCATCATGGCGGGTGTTGCCGCGTATGCTGCCAGCATCCTGGCCTTGCGGGAAAAAGAAGCCCTTGGCCTGGTGCGCAAGTTTTTTTCCAGGGCCGGCTTCTGA